Sequence from the Methanobrevibacter arboriphilus genome:
TGGATTAGATTAAATTGAATTAAAATAGTAAACAATTTTAATATTATTAAACTATTTTATAGAATTTATCACATCATAATTATAATTTTTTTATCATATATAATTAACCATGTTATAATTTAAGTATATAAAGGATGAGTTATCAAATATAATAATAGATATAAATGATTATTTTTCAATTTTTCTTAATATATTTTTCTTGATATAAGTATAGTATTATACTAGATATCATCGTATTATATTAAATAATATTAGATAAGTAATATTAGCTAAAATAATTGTATTTAATAGATTTTTATTATGTATAGTTTTAAAATAAAGCTAATAATTCCATATAATTTTAAAAATAAATCTAATAATTTTAGATTGAGCAAATCTAGTATTTTTAAATTCTATATTAAATAAACCTAATATTTTTATAATGCTAAATAGATTTATAATAATTTTATAATGTTAAATAGCTTTATAATATTTTATAATAACTTTATAATAATTTTATAGCAGTTTTATAATAGTTTTATAATAATTAGTAGTTTTATAATAATTTTATAAAATGATTATAAAATGTTATGATGATTTAATATAGAATTTAAAATCCTATTTTAAATTTATTTAATAATAATTATTTAATTATAATCTCAATAAATCAATTATTAATAATTAAAAATAGTCTATTAAACAAATTATGAAGAATTAAAGCAAAAAAGTGAAATTAATGAGTAATGAAATTGAAGAAAGAAAAGAAAATAATAAAAATAATATATCAATAATCACAGGAGATCCTAAAAAGGCTATAAGAAAGTTATCCTGGCCTATAATGGTATCAATGCTTGTTACATTTGCATATAACTTAGCTGACACTATCTGGGTAGCTGGACTTGGAACAGAATCTTTAGCAGCATTAGGATTTTTCATGCCAATATTTTTAATAATAATCGGACTTGGAAATGGTATTGGAGCAGGTGCCAATTCACTAATTGCTAGATCTATTGGTGCTAAAGATAAGAAAAAAGCAGATAATACAGCCATTCATGGTCTTTTAATAACATTAATAATATCTATTATCGCGCCTATAATACTCATATTCTTTTTAAATGATATCCTTCTTTTAATGGGTGCTGCATCTGTAGCTAGTCTTACAGCAGAATATGCTAGAGTAATATTAGCAGGACTAATTGTTTTATTATTTTCATCAGTTGGAGCTAGTATCCTTAGATCAGAAGGAGATGTAAACAGGGCCATGAATGTTATGGTTATAACAGCTGTTTTAAATATAATAATAGACCCAATCTTCATTTATATCCTTAATTTAGGATTAGCTGGAGCAGCTTATGCTACGTTATTATCATCTTTTATATCCTCATTTATAATATTCTATTGGTTAATTATAAAAAAAGATACTTACTTAAATCTATCAAAAGAAAGTTTTAATTTTGACCTTGGAATTATTAAAGAAATAGTATTTATAGCTATTCCTGCAACATCAGAAATAATAATATTCTCAATAGTTTCATTAGTAATAAATTTTATGCTCTCATTTATTGCAGGGCCATTGGGTGTTGCTGTATACACTGCAGGATGGAGAATAGTCAATTTGGCAATGATTCCACATATGGGACTTGGAACTGCTACATTAACTGTAGTAGGTGCAGCATATGGTGCTAGAAAATTTAAAAAGTTGATAACTACTTATAATTACTCTGTAAAATTTGGATTATCTATTTCAATAGTAAGTAGTATTATAATATTCGTATTTGCCCCACAAATTGCTATGATATTTAGTTATTCTGAAACAAATTTAATACCTGCAATTAGTGACTTTTTAAGAATATTATCTATATTTTGTATAGCACTTCCATTAGGAATACTATCATCATCTACATTTCAAGGACTTGGAAAAGCATTTATATCCTTAACTCTTACAATTCAAAGAGCATTGGTTTTTGAAATTATTTTCATGTATATATTTGCATTTGTATTAAATATGGGAACTGCGGGTATTTGGTGGGGTCTTTCATTAGGAGGATTAGTAGGTTATTTAGTTAGCTATATATACACTAAAATTTATCTTAGAGAGGTAAAAAAGGTATATATCGATTGAAACAAGAACTAAAAATAGAAATAATACTAAATAAAAATAATAAAGTGATTATTAAGAATAAAAATAATAAAACAGTTATTAAAAATAAAAATAATAGAACTATTATTATAAATAAAATTATTATAAATAAAAATAAAATGATTGTTAAAACTAATTGGTTTAATCAAACCAATTAGATAAAGAATTTAAATTAGAAGTAAAATCCATAGAAAGTGGGGTTAAAGTAGGTATTTTAAGAGTTTTAAGAGCATATCCATCAGTTCCTTCAACATCACCATTAAATGGAGTACCATCAATCCAATAATATGGTTTTCCACGAGGATCAAAACGCATCTCAATGTGAGGATTATACATCCTATTTCCTAAAGAAGTAATAGCTATTTCATCGCTTTTAGGATTTGAAGGAATATTAAGGTTTAATAAATCAACACCTTCAGGCAACCCCTTATCTACAACCTTTTTAGCAACTTTATTTAAAATTTCTTTTGCAAAAGAGTAATCAATATCAACATGTCCATCTTCAAACTTAATATCTCCTCTAGAAACTTGAAGAGAAGCAGCTATTGTAGGTATACCATAAGAAGCAGCTTCCATAGCTGCACCCATAGTTCCAGATGTTGTAAGTTCACCTTTTCCAATATTTTCACCCGTGTTAATACCAGATATAGCTAAAGTAGGCTGTTCTTCCATTAATTCAAAGATCCCTAAAGTAACAGCATCAGTCGGAGTTCCAGAAACTGAAAATCCACGACTGCCATCTTTTAATTGTACTCCACTTATTCTTAAAGGTTCAAAAAGAGTTAAAGCCCTACCTATTCCACTCTGTTGAGAAGATGGTGCCACAACTGTAACATGCCCTAATTCATCAACCGCTTCTTTAGCAGCTAAAATCCCAGAGGAGTTAATTCCATCATCATTACTAATTAAAATCTTCATGATAATATGTTGTAGTTTATTATTAAAATAATTTAGTATTTTAATATTTTAGTATTTTAGTATTTTAGTATTTTGGTATTTTGGTATTTTTATTTTAAGTTCAAAATATATTATAAGTTTAAGCTCAAAATAAAAAAACTCTCATTAAATTATTCAAAAAACAAAGAAAATGAGAAATAAAAATAAAATTTTAAATAGAGAATATAACTGTTTTAATTTAAAATAAAGAATAAATTTTAAAGATAAAATATAAATATAAAAATAAAAAATAGAAATTTAAATAAAGAATAGAAACTAGAAAAAAATTACTTATAAAATAGTTTCACGAGCAATAGCTGTTGGCCCAGTTCTAACAATTTTTTTAATTCCGAAGTTTGTTAATAGAGAAATTAAAGCATTGATCTTATTAGGATCTCCAGTTATTTCAATTGTTAGAGTTGATGGCCCCATATCAATAATTTTTCCTCTGAAAATATTAGCATGTTGTATAATTTCAGATCTTGCTTGTTCATTATTAGTTTTAACTTTTATAAGAGCTAACTCTCTTTTTACAGAATTATTAGGATCCAAATCAACTACTTTTACAACATCTATCAACTTATTTAATTGTTTTGTAATCTGTTCAAGGACTTTCTCATCACCTTTAGAAATTATAACCATAGCAGCTAATCCTTTAGTCTCAGATTCACCAACAGTAATACTTTCAATATTAAATCCCCTTCTTGTAAAAAGACTTGAAACTTTTTGTAGAACACCTGGCTTGTTTTCTACTAATGTACTGATTACATGGCTTTTTAATTCATTATTTTGTTTTTTGTTAGAATCCATCTAATCACCATCCTTTTTATTAGCTATAGTATCATTTGTATCACTATGGCCACCACTAATGCCAGTAATATCATTTTCAATCTTATATTCTCCAAGGATATCTGTAATTCCACAGCCTGGAGGGACCATAGGTAATTCTTCATCTTTATCAATTACAATATCCAACAATATAGCTTCTCCATCTTTTTTTGCTGCTTTTATAGCTTTTTCAGTTTCTCCTACTTTAGTAATCCTTTCTGCATTTACTCCAAAGGACTCAGAAAGTTTTAAAAAGTCAGGAGTTTGACCAAGATCAGTGTGGGAAAGTCTATTTTCATAAAAGAGATTTTGCCATTGGTAAACCATTCCAAGCTTTCTATTATTAAATAAACATATAATAATAGGAATATCATAGTCTTTAACAGTAGCTAAATCTTGACAAACCATTAAAAATCCCCCATCTCCAGTAACAGCTAAAACATCATTTTTAGGCATAGCTACCTTAGCTCCAATAGCTGAAGGGAAACCGAATCCCATAGTTCCAAGACCACCAGAACTAATAAACTTTCTAGGTTTCATTGTATTAAAAAAGTGAGCTGCCCACATTTGATGTTGCCCAACATCGGTTGTTATAATTGAATCATTATCTAAAGCATTGCTTATCTCTTTTATAACTTGTTGTGGTTTAAGAGGTGTTTCATTATAAGTAACTCTAGGAATACAACTCTTTTTAAACATTAATGTATCATTATACCATTCAGTTGAATTTTCATTAATTTTTTTAAGGTTTAAAGATTTTATATTAGTTATTAAGCTATTTAATATATTTTTAGCATCTCCAACAATTGGGACATCAACTTCAACATTTTTTCCAATTTCAGCAGGAT
This genomic interval carries:
- the surE gene encoding 5'/3'-nucleotidase SurE; the encoded protein is MKILISNDDGINSSGILAAKEAVDELGHVTVVAPSSQQSGIGRALTLFEPLRISGVQLKDGSRGFSVSGTPTDAVTLGIFELMEEQPTLAISGINTGENIGKGELTTSGTMGAAMEAASYGIPTIAASLQVSRGDIKFEDGHVDIDYSFAKEILNKVAKKVVDKGLPEGVDLLNLNIPSNPKSDEIAITSLGNRMYNPHIEMRFDPRGKPYYWIDGTPFNGDVEGTDGYALKTLKIPTLTPLSMDFTSNLNSLSNWFD
- the ilvN gene encoding acetolactate synthase small subunit, producing MDSNKKQNNELKSHVISTLVENKPGVLQKVSSLFTRRGFNIESITVGESETKGLAAMVIISKGDEKVLEQITKQLNKLIDVVKVVDLDPNNSVKRELALIKVKTNNEQARSEIIQHANIFRGKIIDMGPSTLTIEITGDPNKINALISLLTNFGIKKIVRTGPTAIARETIL
- a CDS encoding MATE family efflux transporter, whose amino-acid sequence is MEERKENNKNNISIITGDPKKAIRKLSWPIMVSMLVTFAYNLADTIWVAGLGTESLAALGFFMPIFLIIIGLGNGIGAGANSLIARSIGAKDKKKADNTAIHGLLITLIISIIAPIILIFFLNDILLLMGAASVASLTAEYARVILAGLIVLLFSSVGASILRSEGDVNRAMNVMVITAVLNIIIDPIFIYILNLGLAGAAYATLLSSFISSFIIFYWLIIKKDTYLNLSKESFNFDLGIIKEIVFIAIPATSEIIIFSIVSLVINFMLSFIAGPLGVAVYTAGWRIVNLAMIPHMGLGTATLTVVGAAYGARKFKKLITTYNYSVKFGLSISIVSSIIIFVFAPQIAMIFSYSETNLIPAISDFLRILSIFCIALPLGILSSSTFQGLGKAFISLTLTIQRALVFEIIFMYIFAFVLNMGTAGIWWGLSLGGLVGYLVSYIYTKIYLREVKKVYID